Proteins co-encoded in one Bremerella sp. TYQ1 genomic window:
- a CDS encoding bifunctional nuclease family protein, which produces MPIQMELSRIIISEINDQQVIYLKEVDGDRQFPIMIGIFEATSIHRRVKDFVPPRPLTHDLIVSIVERLGGELDSVVINDLKEGTYFANLRVKVDGELVSIDARPSDAIAVAVTSQPHLPIYVEEHVLEESEV; this is translated from the coding sequence ATGCCGATCCAGATGGAACTCTCGCGGATCATTATCAGCGAGATTAACGACCAGCAGGTTATCTACTTGAAGGAAGTAGACGGAGATCGCCAATTTCCGATTATGATTGGCATCTTTGAAGCGACCAGCATCCACCGCCGCGTGAAGGACTTTGTGCCGCCGCGACCGCTGACGCACGACTTAATCGTCAGCATTGTCGAGCGGCTCGGAGGCGAACTCGATAGCGTCGTGATCAACGACTTGAAAGAAGGGACGTACTTCGCCAACCTGCGTGTGAAAGTCGATGGCGAATTGGTTTCGATCGACGCACGACCGTCCGATGCTATCGCCGTGGCGGTGACCAGCCAGCCCCACTTGCCGATCTACGTTGAAGAACACGTGCTGGAAGAATCGGAAGTCTGA
- a CDS encoding serine protease yields MIRFFFRLLLLPLLALLVVGPSPLWGEAQDIHTQMLRATVKISHKDSTATGFVLTPDNGKSFILVTAHHVLDKIQSNEASIIFRSLVSEGEYHKQPTKLIIRKDDKPLWAKHPTEDVAAISVTPPKDADLALISTTCLATEEILRETKIHPGQQSYLLGYPHREEASEAGFPILRSGPIATYPLLPTQKTKTFYLSTPIFSGDSGGPVYTTRDEAADPSAQDEPLILGVVHGQRFVNDTIKGNYITVKTHHQFGLAIIVHASSIVETIALMK; encoded by the coding sequence ATGATACGCTTCTTCTTTCGTCTGTTGTTATTACCATTGCTGGCGCTGCTTGTTGTTGGTCCGTCGCCACTTTGGGGCGAAGCCCAAGACATCCATACGCAGATGCTTCGCGCGACGGTAAAGATCAGCCACAAGGACTCAACAGCCACCGGTTTCGTGCTGACGCCCGACAATGGAAAGTCGTTTATCCTTGTGACGGCTCACCACGTGCTCGATAAAATCCAGAGCAATGAAGCAAGCATCATCTTTCGTTCCCTGGTGTCAGAAGGGGAATACCACAAGCAACCGACCAAGTTGATCATTCGGAAAGACGATAAGCCGCTGTGGGCCAAACATCCTACCGAAGACGTCGCCGCAATTTCGGTGACACCGCCGAAGGACGCTGACTTGGCATTAATTTCTACGACGTGCCTGGCGACGGAAGAGATCCTTCGAGAAACGAAAATTCATCCTGGGCAGCAAAGCTATCTGCTCGGCTATCCCCATCGCGAAGAAGCCAGCGAAGCAGGATTTCCGATTCTGCGTTCTGGCCCCATCGCCACTTATCCGCTGCTGCCGACACAGAAAACGAAGACGTTCTATTTGAGCACGCCAATCTTCAGCGGTGATAGTGGTGGACCTGTTTATACAACGCGAGACGAAGCCGCAGATCCGTCGGCACAGGACGAACCCTTGATTTTAGGTGTCGTTCATGGCCAGCGATTTGTAAACGACACGATCAAAGGAAATTACATCACGGTGAAAACGCATCACCAGTTTGGTCTGGCGATTATCGTTCACGCATCGTCTATCGTCGAAACCATCGCGCTGATGAAGTAG